A stretch of Thermoanaerobaculales bacterium DNA encodes these proteins:
- a CDS encoding TonB-dependent receptor yields the protein MSNAMSWRRIVLLGGMLVALAGIIMYGAPALAQEAEPELTPEQQEAIAQAEERSFEEEITVTGSLIPRPTLESMSPVSVMDPTEITYTGALRLEDVVRQLPQVFSGQNSTISNGASGTATVDLRNMGADRTLVLINGRRTAPGDAWSTSTDLNFIPAVLVKRVDVLTGGASSVYGADAVTGVVNFVLDEDFEGMRGTFAWNGYQHDNNNGLAARINEDAGFPYPTGSGVDGEQYNFNLALGHKFGEGRGHASIYVDYRNIDALKKDARDYTNCATAQNEDGPSCSGSGTIPTGRFQVFNRDWIKVGDYVLDEATGNTFRPRAGDVYNYAPDNFMQRPDEKWSAGAFMNYEFNQYFDVYAEVMFMDDYTDAQIAPSGNFNNTQQINCDNPMMSPQQRDIICTQNGFEPDEYANLVIGRRSVETGPRTSQMRHTTWRFLAGLRGDLSDAWSYDVYAMYAQMLSPQMYVGDLSVSRMTDALDVIGDPDDPSTWECRSGNDGCAPWNLFQIGGVTQEAADYIMLNMELISGTKTEMVNGVLNGDLGEYGIKFPTATEGIQVALGADYRNEMLYVHPDDNYEAGNGSGQGGPTVWVDGSYDVAEYYFEGLVPIVQDAPGFKDLSLELGYRFSDYSSVGGTDTWKAQATWAPVDLFKLRLGIASATRAPNVQELYRPQGLGLNGASDPCAGTDPAATLEQCLLTGMTAAQYGSSPENPAGQYNTWEGGNPNLDPETADTITAGIVITPPSVSGLSVAVDYWDIQIDDVIQSFDADSVLAGCIANGDPGLCSLIHRDVAGTLWLFTDGYTITTQQNLGTLEGEGVDLNYAWLIGIGDSGFLNTSLIGTWMLTDSLDNPLIGFDCVGYFGEQCDPYPTPEWRHTARISWETNFNMVFTLGWRYISSVLNDDTSDDPDLNSNSLGDDWLQINDVYEFDAYNYFDLAWTWDFADHYQVVLGINNILDEEPPFATEMQDNDYGTGFYGFYDAYGRQLHASIHFDF from the coding sequence ATGTCGAACGCAATGAGCTGGCGTCGAATCGTCCTGTTGGGCGGCATGCTTGTCGCCCTCGCAGGGATCATCATGTACGGCGCCCCGGCCCTGGCCCAGGAGGCCGAGCCGGAGCTCACGCCCGAGCAGCAGGAGGCGATCGCGCAGGCCGAGGAGAGGTCGTTCGAGGAGGAGATCACGGTCACCGGATCGCTGATTCCCCGGCCGACCCTGGAGTCCATGAGCCCGGTCTCGGTGATGGACCCGACGGAGATCACCTACACCGGCGCGCTGCGCCTGGAGGACGTGGTCCGGCAGCTGCCGCAGGTCTTCTCGGGGCAGAACTCGACCATCTCCAACGGCGCTTCGGGCACCGCGACCGTCGACCTGCGCAACATGGGCGCGGACCGCACCCTGGTGCTGATCAACGGCCGCCGCACCGCCCCGGGTGATGCGTGGAGCACCTCCACCGACCTCAACTTCATCCCGGCGGTGCTGGTCAAGCGGGTCGACGTGCTGACCGGCGGCGCCTCGTCGGTGTACGGCGCGGACGCCGTCACCGGCGTCGTCAACTTCGTGCTCGACGAGGACTTCGAGGGCATGCGGGGGACGTTCGCCTGGAACGGCTACCAGCACGACAACAACAACGGCCTGGCGGCGCGGATCAACGAGGACGCCGGCTTCCCCTACCCGACCGGCAGCGGCGTCGACGGCGAGCAGTACAACTTCAACCTCGCCCTCGGCCACAAGTTCGGGGAGGGCCGCGGCCACGCCTCGATCTACGTCGACTACCGCAACATCGACGCCCTGAAGAAGGACGCCCGCGACTACACCAACTGCGCCACCGCCCAGAACGAGGACGGCCCGTCCTGCAGCGGCTCGGGCACCATTCCGACCGGCCGCTTCCAGGTCTTCAACCGCGACTGGATCAAGGTCGGCGACTACGTGCTCGACGAGGCGACCGGCAACACCTTCCGGCCGCGCGCCGGGGACGTCTACAACTACGCCCCCGACAACTTCATGCAGCGGCCGGACGAGAAGTGGTCCGCGGGCGCGTTCATGAACTACGAGTTCAACCAGTACTTCGACGTCTACGCCGAAGTGATGTTCATGGACGACTACACCGACGCCCAGATCGCGCCTTCGGGCAACTTCAACAACACGCAGCAGATCAACTGCGACAACCCGATGATGTCGCCGCAGCAGCGCGACATCATCTGCACCCAGAACGGCTTCGAGCCCGACGAGTACGCGAACCTGGTGATCGGGCGCCGCAGCGTCGAGACCGGGCCCCGCACCAGCCAGATGCGCCACACCACGTGGCGCTTCCTCGCCGGCCTGCGCGGCGACCTCAGCGACGCCTGGAGCTACGACGTCTACGCCATGTACGCCCAGATGCTGAGCCCGCAGATGTACGTCGGCGACCTCAGCGTGTCCCGGATGACCGACGCGCTCGACGTCATCGGTGACCCCGACGACCCGAGCACCTGGGAGTGCCGCTCCGGCAACGACGGCTGCGCGCCCTGGAACCTGTTCCAGATCGGCGGCGTGACCCAGGAGGCGGCCGACTACATCATGCTCAACATGGAGCTGATCTCCGGGACCAAGACCGAGATGGTCAACGGCGTGCTCAACGGCGACCTCGGCGAGTACGGGATCAAGTTCCCGACCGCCACCGAGGGCATCCAGGTCGCGCTCGGCGCGGACTACCGCAACGAGATGCTCTACGTCCATCCGGACGACAACTACGAGGCCGGCAACGGCTCCGGCCAGGGCGGCCCGACGGTGTGGGTGGACGGCAGCTACGACGTGGCCGAGTACTACTTCGAGGGCCTGGTGCCGATCGTCCAGGACGCGCCCGGCTTCAAGGACCTGAGCCTCGAGCTCGGCTACCGCTTCTCCGACTACAGCTCGGTCGGCGGGACCGACACCTGGAAGGCGCAGGCGACGTGGGCGCCGGTCGACCTCTTCAAGCTCCGCCTCGGCATCGCCAGCGCGACCCGCGCCCCGAACGTCCAGGAGCTCTACCGGCCGCAGGGGCTCGGGCTCAATGGCGCCAGCGACCCGTGCGCGGGTACCGACCCGGCAGCGACCCTCGAGCAGTGCCTGCTCACCGGCATGACCGCCGCCCAGTACGGCAGCTCGCCGGAGAACCCGGCCGGGCAGTACAACACCTGGGAAGGCGGCAACCCGAACCTCGACCCCGAGACCGCGGACACCATCACCGCCGGCATCGTGATCACACCGCCGTCGGTGTCGGGCCTGTCGGTCGCGGTCGACTACTGGGACATCCAGATTGACGACGTCATCCAGAGCTTCGATGCGGACAGCGTGCTCGCCGGGTGCATCGCCAACGGCGACCCCGGCCTGTGCAGCCTGATCCACCGCGACGTCGCCGGCACGCTGTGGCTGTTCACCGACGGCTACACCATCACCACCCAGCAGAACCTCGGCACGCTCGAGGGCGAGGGCGTCGACCTCAACTACGCCTGGCTGATCGGCATCGGCGACTCCGGCTTCCTCAACACCTCGCTGATCGGCACCTGGATGCTGACCGACTCGCTGGACAACCCCCTGATCGGCTTCGACTGCGTCGGCTACTTCGGCGAGCAGTGCGATCCGTACCCCACCCCCGAGTGGCGCCACACCGCGCGCATCTCGTGGGAGACCAACTTCAACATGGTGTTCACGCTCGGCTGGCGCTACATCTCGAGCGTCTTGAACGACGACACCAGCGACGACCCCGACCTCAACTCGAACAGCCTGGGGGACGACTGGCTGCAGATCAACGACGTCTACGAGTTTGACGCCTACAACTACTTCGACCTCGCCTGGACCTGGGACTTCGCCGACCACTACCAGGTGGTGCTCGGCATCAACAACATCCTCGACGAGGAGCCGCCGTTCGCGACCGAGATGCAGGACAACGACTACGGCACGGGCTTCTACGGCTTCTACGACGCGTACGGCCGTCAGCTGCACGCGTCGATCCACTTCGACTTCTAG
- a CDS encoding tetratricopeptide repeat protein: MSSKQRAILWLLVLLVAVPGLVSAGRRGRLVGRVVDPEGAPIEGVTVTATSDQVSSFNEVRTTDKKGTFILDFDIVNVTYKYRFDKTGYQTFTAEQNWSLEGTARHDFVMQPGGAAVAVSDLVPTSSSEPAIVAYNAAVISLNAKDYPAAKASFEEATAHDPQLRPAWTGLSVAELGQEHYQEAVDAAEKAMALGATDETTLRCRWEAYRKLGDDAKTAAALADLERSGRATAEARKVYNEGVALAKAGDHEGAFARFNEAIAIDPQLEEALLGVAAQGLHLQRYQEALDAAEAILDDDPNDEQAIRARYNAALGLGDPAVLVPAAMGLAVVEPAVARDTLLRLAFGAYDANDMVRAKELFGKVLEVDPNQSETHYALAMIAVNDGANEEAMAHLERFLALAPGSPEAATARDLLDYLSKP; this comes from the coding sequence ATGTCGAGCAAGCAGCGCGCGATCCTGTGGCTCCTGGTCCTGCTGGTGGCGGTGCCAGGCCTCGTCTCCGCCGGGAGGAGGGGCAGGCTCGTCGGCCGGGTCGTCGACCCGGAGGGGGCCCCGATCGAAGGCGTGACCGTCACCGCCACGTCGGACCAGGTCTCGTCGTTCAACGAGGTCAGGACCACCGACAAGAAAGGCACCTTCATCCTCGACTTCGACATCGTCAACGTGACCTACAAGTACAGGTTCGACAAGACCGGATACCAGACCTTCACCGCCGAGCAGAACTGGAGCCTGGAGGGCACGGCCCGCCACGACTTCGTGATGCAGCCCGGTGGAGCGGCGGTGGCCGTCAGTGACCTGGTCCCGACCTCGAGCTCGGAGCCGGCGATCGTCGCCTACAACGCCGCGGTCATCTCCCTCAACGCCAAGGACTACCCGGCAGCCAAGGCCTCCTTCGAGGAGGCCACGGCCCACGACCCGCAGCTGCGGCCGGCGTGGACCGGCCTGAGCGTGGCCGAGCTCGGCCAGGAGCACTACCAGGAGGCGGTCGACGCCGCCGAGAAGGCGATGGCCCTCGGCGCCACCGACGAGACCACCCTGCGCTGCCGCTGGGAGGCCTACCGCAAGCTCGGGGACGACGCCAAGACCGCGGCCGCACTGGCCGACCTCGAGCGGTCCGGGCGGGCGACGGCCGAGGCCAGGAAGGTGTACAACGAGGGGGTAGCCCTCGCCAAGGCCGGCGACCACGAGGGCGCCTTCGCCAGGTTCAACGAAGCCATCGCCATCGACCCGCAGCTCGAGGAGGCCCTGCTCGGCGTGGCCGCCCAGGGGCTCCACCTCCAGCGCTACCAGGAGGCTCTGGACGCCGCCGAGGCAATCCTCGACGACGATCCAAACGACGAGCAGGCGATCCGGGCGCGCTACAACGCGGCGCTCGGCCTCGGCGATCCGGCCGTGCTCGTGCCGGCGGCGATGGGCCTGGCGGTCGTCGAGCCCGCCGTCGCGCGCGACACCCTGCTGCGCCTCGCCTTCGGGGCCTACGACGCCAACGACATGGTCCGCGCCAAGGAGCTGTTCGGCAAGGTGCTCGAGGTCGACCCGAACCAGTCGGAGACCCACTACGCGCTGGCCATGATCGCGGTCAACGACGGCGCCAACGAGGAGGCGATGGCGCACCTCGAGCGCTTCCTCGCGCTGGCGCCGGGCAGCCCGGAGGCCGCCACCGCCCGCGACCTGCTCGACTACCTGAGCAAGCCCTGA
- a CDS encoding tetratricopeptide repeat protein, with amino-acid sequence MWNRTSLAGIVALALCCWSAHESLAATGISPEELLSGTALGASPALSAPISDAEVLAVSPEMLAFLDQHVHRKAADQVKLHELIEALITKDSFSLTFNDRTRTAAEAFRLQTGNCLSFSNLFIAMAREVGLTASFQEVDLPPDWTLDRDVFILNRHVNVRVNLGGLGVHVVDFNIDDFRASYTTREIPDTRARAHYFNNMGVESMQEGDAAAAVACFRKAIADNDRGFAPAWTNLGTLYMRHGRSEHAEAAYLQALKADRDEVVAMSNLAGLYERQGEPKLAAAYRKRVIDHRMQNPYYRYQRAREAFSAGDWDAAISHLTFAVRRKRNEDRFYELMARCYLAKGNERAAARWQAKAQAAAAAGSPRRRWTGASDAPPLPHE; translated from the coding sequence ATGTGGAACCGCACCTCCCTCGCCGGTATCGTGGCCCTCGCACTCTGCTGCTGGAGTGCCCACGAGAGCCTGGCCGCCACCGGCATCTCGCCCGAAGAGCTCCTGTCCGGGACCGCTCTCGGCGCATCGCCCGCGCTGTCGGCGCCGATCAGCGACGCCGAGGTCCTGGCCGTCAGCCCCGAGATGCTGGCCTTCCTGGACCAGCACGTGCACCGCAAGGCGGCCGACCAGGTCAAGCTGCACGAGCTGATCGAAGCGCTGATCACCAAGGACAGCTTCTCCCTGACCTTCAACGACCGGACGCGGACCGCCGCCGAGGCCTTCCGGCTGCAGACCGGCAACTGCCTGTCGTTCTCCAACCTGTTCATCGCCATGGCGCGGGAGGTCGGCCTCACCGCGTCCTTCCAGGAGGTCGACCTGCCGCCGGACTGGACGCTCGACCGGGACGTCTTCATCCTCAACCGGCACGTCAACGTGCGCGTCAACCTGGGAGGACTCGGCGTCCACGTCGTGGACTTCAACATCGACGACTTCCGGGCGAGCTACACCACGCGCGAGATTCCGGACACCCGGGCGCGGGCCCACTACTTCAACAACATGGGGGTCGAGAGCATGCAGGAGGGGGACGCGGCGGCTGCCGTCGCCTGCTTCCGCAAGGCGATCGCCGACAACGACCGCGGCTTCGCCCCGGCCTGGACCAACCTCGGCACGCTCTACATGCGGCACGGGCGCTCAGAGCACGCCGAGGCCGCCTACCTGCAGGCCTTGAAGGCGGACCGCGACGAGGTCGTCGCGATGAGCAACCTGGCCGGCCTCTACGAACGGCAGGGGGAGCCGAAGCTCGCCGCCGCCTATCGGAAGCGGGTGATCGACCACCGCATGCAGAACCCGTACTACCGCTACCAGCGCGCCCGCGAGGCGTTCTCGGCCGGCGACTGGGACGCAGCGATCAGCCACCTCACGTTCGCCGTCCGCAGGAAGCGGAACGAGGACAGGTTCTACGAGCTGATGGCGCGCTGCTACCTCGCCAAGGGCAACGAGCGCGCCGCCGCGCGCTGGCAGGCCAAGGCGCAGGCGGCGGCCGCCGCCGGCAGCCCCAGGCGCCGGTGGACCGGCGCGAGCGACGCGCCGCCTCTTCCTCACGAGTAG
- a CDS encoding PEGA domain-containing protein, giving the protein MRPWGLLALIVMICAAAATVAVAGDIQVLCEPGLRVYLDGELAGISSRLDDGAYLMDVARGLHTVRVEKDGFAPQSFEVLVGQVPIEVTVGEFVPVPAPAAPGETESPEAPQAVGTLIVTSAPQNCVVEVNGVPHTKTSPQLTIGGVAAGEHTVRFAKPGYETVTEVVTVQPQATVAVHGNLKTARIVAANPGWGSLRLTSKPSRCTVKFLGKTSEKTTMNLNISHVPAGEHRIVVSIPGRELSTKVLILDEQMTVLAVSFMKGDEPFVVSHVPD; this is encoded by the coding sequence ATGCGACCTTGGGGATTGCTCGCTCTGATCGTCATGATCTGCGCGGCGGCAGCCACGGTGGCCGTGGCGGGCGACATCCAGGTGCTGTGCGAGCCCGGCCTCCGGGTCTACCTCGACGGCGAGCTCGCCGGGATCTCGAGCCGGCTGGACGACGGCGCCTACCTGATGGACGTCGCCCGCGGCCTCCACACCGTGCGGGTGGAGAAGGACGGCTTTGCGCCGCAGAGCTTCGAGGTCCTGGTCGGGCAGGTCCCGATCGAGGTCACGGTCGGCGAGTTCGTGCCGGTGCCCGCGCCCGCCGCCCCCGGCGAGACCGAGAGCCCCGAGGCACCGCAGGCGGTCGGCACCCTGATCGTCACCTCCGCCCCGCAGAACTGCGTCGTCGAGGTCAACGGCGTGCCCCACACCAAGACCTCCCCGCAGCTGACCATCGGCGGGGTCGCCGCCGGCGAGCACACGGTCCGCTTCGCCAAGCCCGGCTACGAGACCGTGACCGAGGTGGTGACGGTCCAGCCCCAGGCCACGGTCGCGGTCCACGGCAACCTCAAGACCGCGAGGATCGTGGCCGCCAACCCGGGCTGGGGCTCGCTGCGGTTAACCTCGAAGCCCTCACGCTGCACCGTCAAGTTCCTGGGCAAGACCAGCGAGAAGACCACCATGAACCTGAACATCTCACACGTCCCCGCCGGCGAGCACCGGATCGTGGTCTCGATTCCCGGCCGCGAGCTCTCCACCAAGGTCCTGATCCTGGACGAGCAGATGACCGTGCTGGCGGTGAGCTTCATGAAGGGGGACGAACCGTTCGTCGTCTCCCACGTACCTGACTGA
- the fusA gene encoding elongation factor G, whose protein sequence is MSANTYTTDTIRNVAVIGHSHTGKTSLVSAMLFDAGVVNRLCKVEDGNTTTDFDEDEQERKITINTAVAHFDRMGTKVNLVDTPGYGIYTTDALQGLRVADAALMLVSAVAGPEVQTDKLWKAAASSSLPLLFAVNLLDRDRASFSRTVASLQQKYGREVIPVQLPIGEEAAFEGVVDLVSGKAFTWPHDESGKAAEVAIPAAMADDVAAAREALFEMVAEQDEALMESYLESGGLEPETFRKGLKAAVESRALCPVFALAGGKNIAVQPLMDALVDLAPSPSWRRFAATVDGEEQELAVSADSPFVAYVFKTISDPYTGRISLLRVLSGGIASDATVANATRDGSERLGALSVVQGKELEHVEALAAGDIGAVPKLKDTHTGDTLCPPKKSIRVAAVPIPEASISFALEPKSKGDEDKLAAALARIRDEDPTIAVGRDPQTKELLISGTGQLHVEVVVGRLKKRYKVDVNLHQPKVPYRETITGSADVTTRHKKQTGGSGQFAECRISMEPNRGNGYEFVDKIYGGSISQGYRPAVDKGVQEAAARGVLAGYPMVDFKVTLLDGKEHSVDSSEMAFKIAGRKAFRECASQCNPTLLEPIMQIEAYIPEECMGDVMGDLNSRRGRVQGMDTEGGTTTVKAQVPLAEMLTYAATLRSITGGRGDFHMEFNRYDEVPKHLQEKIIAAAGKREEEEE, encoded by the coding sequence ATGAGCGCGAACACCTACACCACAGACACGATCCGCAACGTCGCGGTCATCGGGCACTCCCACACCGGGAAGACCTCGCTGGTGTCGGCCATGCTGTTCGACGCGGGCGTCGTCAATCGGCTCTGCAAGGTGGAGGACGGCAACACGACGACCGACTTCGACGAGGACGAGCAGGAGCGCAAGATCACGATCAACACCGCGGTCGCCCACTTCGACCGCATGGGGACCAAGGTCAACCTCGTCGACACGCCCGGGTACGGGATCTACACCACCGACGCGCTGCAGGGGCTGCGGGTGGCCGACGCGGCGCTGATGCTGGTGTCGGCGGTTGCCGGCCCCGAGGTCCAGACCGACAAGCTGTGGAAGGCGGCCGCCAGCTCCTCGCTGCCGCTGCTCTTCGCCGTCAACCTGCTGGACCGGGACCGCGCGTCGTTCTCGCGCACGGTCGCGTCGCTGCAGCAGAAGTACGGCCGCGAGGTGATCCCGGTCCAGCTCCCGATCGGCGAGGAGGCAGCGTTTGAAGGGGTGGTCGACCTGGTCAGCGGCAAGGCCTTCACCTGGCCGCACGACGAGAGCGGCAAGGCCGCCGAGGTCGCCATCCCGGCCGCGATGGCCGACGACGTGGCCGCGGCGCGCGAGGCCCTGTTCGAGATGGTGGCCGAGCAGGACGAGGCGCTCATGGAGAGCTACCTCGAGAGCGGCGGCCTCGAACCGGAGACCTTCCGCAAGGGGCTGAAGGCGGCCGTCGAGTCGCGCGCGCTGTGTCCGGTGTTCGCGCTGGCCGGGGGCAAGAACATCGCCGTCCAGCCGCTCATGGACGCGCTGGTCGACCTCGCGCCGAGCCCGAGCTGGCGCCGGTTCGCCGCCACCGTCGACGGCGAGGAGCAGGAGCTCGCAGTTTCCGCCGACTCCCCCTTCGTCGCCTACGTCTTCAAGACCATCTCCGACCCGTACACCGGACGGATCTCGCTGCTGCGGGTGCTGTCAGGCGGCATCGCCTCCGACGCCACCGTCGCCAACGCAACCCGCGACGGCTCCGAGCGCCTCGGCGCGCTGTCGGTGGTCCAGGGCAAGGAGCTGGAGCACGTGGAGGCGCTCGCGGCCGGCGACATCGGCGCCGTCCCCAAGCTCAAGGACACCCACACCGGCGACACCCTGTGCCCGCCCAAGAAGTCGATCCGGGTCGCGGCGGTGCCGATCCCCGAGGCCTCGATCAGCTTCGCGCTGGAGCCCAAGTCGAAGGGTGACGAGGACAAGCTGGCGGCCGCGCTGGCCAGGATCCGGGACGAGGACCCGACGATCGCGGTCGGCCGTGACCCGCAGACCAAGGAGCTCCTGATCTCCGGCACCGGCCAGCTCCACGTCGAGGTGGTGGTGGGCCGGCTCAAGAAGCGCTACAAGGTGGACGTCAACCTCCACCAGCCCAAGGTCCCCTACCGGGAGACCATCACCGGCTCGGCCGACGTGACGACGCGCCACAAGAAGCAGACCGGCGGCTCGGGCCAGTTCGCCGAGTGCCGGATCAGCATGGAGCCGAACCGGGGCAACGGCTACGAGTTCGTCGACAAGATCTACGGCGGCTCGATCTCTCAAGGCTACCGGCCGGCCGTCGACAAGGGGGTCCAGGAGGCCGCGGCGCGCGGCGTGCTCGCCGGCTACCCGATGGTCGACTTCAAGGTCACCCTGCTCGACGGCAAGGAGCACTCGGTGGACTCCTCGGAGATGGCGTTCAAGATCGCGGGCCGCAAGGCGTTCCGGGAGTGCGCCTCCCAGTGCAACCCGACCCTGCTCGAGCCGATCATGCAGATCGAGGCCTACATCCCCGAGGAGTGCATGGGCGACGTCATGGGCGACCTCAACTCGCGGCGCGGCCGCGTCCAGGGCATGGACACCGAAGGCGGCACCACCACCGTCAAGGCCCAGGTGCCGCTGGCCGAGATGCTGACCTACGCGGCGACCCTGCGTTCGATCACCGGCGGCCGCGGCGACTTCCACATGGAGTTCAACCGCTACGACGAGGTGCCCAAGCACCTGCAGGAGAAGATCATCGCCGCCGCCGGCAAGCGCGAGGAGGAGGAGGAGTAG
- a CDS encoding phosphoribosylaminoimidazolesuccinocarboxamide synthase, protein MALLTTSIPGGQLVSRGKVRDIYAVDGDLLLVATDRISAFDCVLSPGVPGRGVILTQLSNFWFGRFGDVPNHLVATERSAFPQPFRGLAELDRRSVLVRRLDPIPVECVARGYLAGSGWQEYRERGSVCGIALPSGLRESERLPQPIFTPATKATEGHDQNIGFDSMVGIVGGRVAETLRDLTLRIYREAAAYALERGIIIADTKFEFGLDPDGRIVWMDEALTPDSSRFWPADSYEPGRGQPSYDKQYLRDWLERSGWNKQPPAPVLPAEVVAGTLERYREAYRRLTGSSIELAT, encoded by the coding sequence ATGGCGCTGCTCACCACCTCGATCCCGGGGGGACAGCTGGTGAGCCGCGGCAAGGTCCGGGACATCTACGCCGTCGACGGCGACCTGCTGCTGGTCGCCACCGATCGGATCAGCGCCTTCGACTGCGTTCTGTCCCCGGGGGTCCCCGGACGCGGCGTGATCCTGACCCAGCTGTCGAACTTCTGGTTCGGCCGGTTCGGCGACGTCCCGAACCACCTGGTGGCGACCGAGCGCTCGGCCTTCCCGCAGCCCTTTCGCGGCCTCGCCGAGCTCGACCGCCGCAGCGTGCTGGTTCGCCGGCTCGATCCGATCCCGGTCGAGTGCGTCGCCCGGGGCTACCTCGCGGGCTCGGGATGGCAGGAGTACCGTGAGCGCGGCTCGGTCTGCGGCATCGCGCTGCCGTCCGGCCTGCGCGAGTCGGAGCGGCTCCCGCAGCCGATCTTCACGCCGGCCACCAAGGCCACCGAGGGCCACGACCAGAACATCGGCTTCGACAGCATGGTCGGCATCGTCGGCGGCCGCGTTGCCGAGACGCTGCGCGACCTGACCCTGCGGATCTACCGCGAGGCCGCGGCGTATGCACTCGAGCGCGGGATCATCATCGCCGACACCAAGTTCGAGTTCGGGCTCGACCCTGACGGCCGCATCGTGTGGATGGACGAGGCCCTGACTCCGGACTCGTCCCGCTTCTGGCCGGCCGACTCGTACGAGCCCGGGCGCGGCCAACCGTCCTACGACAAGCAGTACCTGCGCGACTGGCTGGAGAGGAGCGGCTGGAACAAGCAGCCGCCGGCGCCGGTGCTGCCGGCAGAGGTGGTCGCCGGGACCCTCGAGCGCTACCGCGAGGCGTACCGGCGGCTCACCGGCAGCTCGATCGAGCTCGCCACCTGA
- the rpsT gene encoding 30S ribosomal protein S20, with translation MATIKGTKRQARKHHRQSLERRMRNKSVRTRVRRQMRAMRVAIADGDADQVKALLPATLSVIDVGWRKGVLHRNTASRYKSRMAKQAQAVIEAKEA, from the coding sequence ATGGCAACGATCAAGGGAACGAAGAGGCAGGCGCGCAAGCACCACCGCCAGTCACTCGAGCGGCGCATGCGCAACAAGTCGGTGCGCACCAGGGTGCGGCGGCAGATGCGGGCGATGCGGGTCGCAATCGCCGACGGCGACGCGGACCAGGTCAAGGCGCTGCTCCCGGCGACCCTGTCGGTCATCGATGTCGGCTGGCGGAAGGGCGTCCTCCACCGCAACACCGCCTCCCGCTACAAGTCGCGAATGGCCAAGCAGGCCCAGGCGGTGATCGAGGCCAAGGAAGCCTGA
- a CDS encoding tetratricopeptide repeat protein, with translation MRVLWTLVLTLPLLPLAACTSSEDMTLLHREIADVQLQVEQLSQSMPAKQDLDAIKRQLQEGAAQTSRSNADLAMRVEQLQEQIEALDASLERTTTRLEAISQELARARSAAATGQYLPPVTAAGPAPGGEGGAAVPPDGAAAGSAAASSPEELYRAAYEDYMRGNYDLAADGFGEYRRRWPSTELSDNALYWIGECLDAQDKSEEALAIFDQVLEEYPASDKAPAAQLKKGLLYLKLGDKGQGVLNLQYVVYEHPGSREADLARERLRSLGMTIR, from the coding sequence ATGCGAGTGCTGTGGACGCTGGTCCTGACTCTCCCGCTGCTGCCGCTTGCAGCCTGCACCTCGTCCGAGGACATGACCCTGCTCCACCGCGAGATCGCCGACGTCCAGCTTCAGGTCGAGCAGCTGTCGCAGTCGATGCCGGCGAAGCAGGACCTCGACGCGATCAAGCGCCAGCTGCAGGAGGGCGCGGCCCAGACCTCCCGCTCCAACGCCGACCTGGCGATGCGGGTCGAGCAGCTCCAGGAGCAGATCGAGGCGCTCGACGCCAGCCTGGAGCGGACGACCACGCGCCTCGAGGCGATCTCCCAGGAGCTCGCCAGGGCTCGGTCCGCCGCTGCGACCGGCCAGTACCTGCCGCCGGTGACCGCCGCCGGACCTGCGCCCGGCGGCGAGGGCGGCGCGGCCGTCCCGCCGGACGGCGCCGCGGCCGGTTCCGCCGCGGCGTCATCTCCGGAGGAGCTCTACCGCGCGGCCTATGAGGACTACATGCGCGGCAACTACGACCTCGCCGCTGACGGCTTCGGCGAGTACCGGCGGCGCTGGCCCTCGACCGAGCTGTCGGACAACGCGCTGTACTGGATCGGCGAGTGCCTCGACGCCCAGGACAAGTCCGAGGAGGCGCTCGCGATCTTCGACCAGGTGCTGGAGGAGTACCCGGCGAGCGACAAGGCGCCCGCCGCCCAGCTCAAGAAGGGCCTGCTCTACCTCAAGCTGGGCGACAAGGGGCAGGGAGTGCTCAACCTGCAGTACGTGGTCTACGAGCACCCGGGCAGCCGCGAGGCCGACCTCGCTCGGGAGCGGCTGCGCTCGCTGGGGATGACCATCCGGTAG